Genomic DNA from Trypanosoma brucei brucei TREU927 chromosome 9, whole genome shotgun sequence:
AACGAGCTATGGAAGAAGAAGTCTTCCGACGTAATGCGGTTCATCCAGCGTGTTCGTGCGTGGGAGTTCCGTCACCAGCACACGATTGTGCGGCTGCGTCGCCCCACACGCCCTGAGAAGGCCCGTATGGTTGGCTACAAGACCAAACAGGGTTATGTTGTGTTCCGCGTCCGTGTGCGACGTGGTGGACGCAAGCGCCCCGTACACAAGGGTATCACGTACGGTAAACCCAACACTGCTGGTGTGCTCGGCAGGAAGCTGAACAAGAACAACCGCGTTGTCGCCGAACAGCGTCTTGGAAAGAAGTACGGAAACCTGCGCGTGCTCAACTCCTATTGGGTAAATGCAGACTCGACATTCCTGTGGTATgaagtggtggcggtggaCCCGATGCACCGCGCCATTCGCCGTGACCCGCGCATCAATTGGATCGTCAATGCTGTGCACAAGCACCGTGAGCAACGTGGTCTTACATCTGCGGGTCGCAAG
This window encodes:
- a CDS encoding ribosomal protein L15, putative, coding for MSHSVYYYFTFESSPAPMGSFMYLNELWKKKSSDVMRFIQRVRAWEFRHQHTIVRLRRPTRPEKARMVGYKTKQGYVVFRVRVRRGGRKRPVHKGITYGKPNTAGVLGRKLNKNNRVVAEQRLGKKYGNLRVLNSYWVNADSTFLWYEVVAVDPMHRAIRRDPRINWIVNAVHKHREQRGLTSAGRKHRGLRQKGHKASKLRPSRRAAWRRNNRMVFLRKR